In Sardina pilchardus chromosome 8, fSarPil1.1, whole genome shotgun sequence, a genomic segment contains:
- the zbtb34 gene encoding zinc finger and BTB domain-containing protein 34 — translation MDEAGAGVVGGYVEFDVPEFSSGVLSQLNELRLQGKLCDIVVHIQGQPFRAHKAVLAASSPYFRDHSALGTMSGLSISVIKSPEVFEQLLAFCYTGRMALRLRDIVSFLTAASFLQMQAVIDKCTQILESLHSKIHLPPGVAMATEAALALHHRHATASDEETSPPPPGEGSSGSSRASQNGVKDGGLFLNPTQISPPYYSRARPTHAPTRHLIAHHQGAQEEGQSDRGSSDGAASEQDASMEGETEQVELIGRDGQVTDVHVKLEKTERPSQSDSSSTTGDDGYHTELVDGEQVLAVSVGSYGPVLAAPPGGYSYAAAAAGLASPCFLGLAPSPSPSRSLLSGFRGGRARSKRALPLPAEVLSQLKSGGAGAGEEAGEGAGAFEGDAREHSLRGQQWYPYNERLICIYCGKSFNQKGSLDRHMRLHMGITPFVCKFCGKKYTRKDQLEYHIRGHTDNKPFHCQLCGKCFPFQGTLNQHLRKKHMGATPDSAANHGALSPEPLDGAGVGGGSARGSVGGGNSSSRDADEGSESGVPAAAFGETYGEEPPGNDHGDESARRSPE, via the coding sequence ATGGACGAGGCGGGCGCGGGCGTGGTCGGCGGCTACGTGGAGTTCGACGTGCCCGAGTTCAGCAGCGGCGTGCTCAGCCAGCTCAACGAGCTGCGTCTGCAGGGCAAGCTGTGCGACATCGTGGTGCACATCCAGGGCCAGCCCTTCCGCGCGCACAAGGCCGTGCTGGCGGCCAGCTCGCCGTACTTCCGCGACCACTCGGCGCTGGGCACCATGAGCGGCCTGTCCATCTCGGTCATCAAGAGCCCCGAGGTGTTCGAGCAGCTGCTGGCCTTCTGCTACACGGGCCGCATGGCGCTGCGCCTGCGCGACATCGTCAGCTTCCTGACCGCCGCCAGCTTCCTGCAGATGCAGGCCGTCATCGACAAGTGCACGCAGATCCTCGAGAGCCTGCACTCCAAGATCCACCTGCCGCCCGGCGTCGCCATGGCCACGGAGGCGGCGCTGGCGCTGCACCATCGCCACGCGACGGCCTCGGACGAGGAGACGTCGCCGCCGCCACCCGGAGAGGGGTCGTCCGGCTCGTCCCGGGCCAGCCAGAACGGCGTGAAGGACGGCGGCCTGTTCCTCAACCCCACGCAGATCTCGCCGCCGTACTACTCGCGCGCGCGGCCGACGCACGCGCCCACGCGCCACCTCATCGcccaccaccagggggcgcaGGAGGAGGGCCAGTCGGACCGCGGCAGCAGCGACGGCGCCGCCTCGGAGCAGGACGCCTCCATGGAGGGCGAGACGGAGCAGGTGGAGCTGATCGGGCGCGACGGCCAGGTGACCGACGTCCACGTCAAGCTGGAGAAGACGGAGCGGCCCAGCCAGTCGGACAGCTCGTCCACCACGGGCGACGACGGCTACCACACGGAGCTGGTGGACGGCGAGCAGGTGCTGGCGGTCAGCGTGGGCTCGTACGGGCCGGTGCTCGCGGCGCCGCCCGGCGGCTACTCGTACGCGGCGGCCGCGGCCGGCCTCGCGTCCCCGTGCTTCCTCGGCCTGGCGCCCAGCCCGTCCCCGTCCCGCTCGCTGCTCAGCGGCTTCCGCGGGGGCCGGGCGCGCTCCAAGCGGGCGCTGCCCTTGCCCGCCGAGGTGCTGAGCCAGCTGAAGAGCGGCGGCGCGGGCGCGGGCGAAGAGGCGGGCGAGGGCGCGGGGGCGTTCGAGGGCGACGCGCGCGAGCACAGCCTGCGCGGGCAGCAGTGGTACCCCTACAACGAGCGGCTGATCTGCATCTACTGCGGCAAGTCCTTCAACCAGAAGGGCAGCCTGGACCGCCACATGCGCCTCCACATGGGCATCACGCCCTTCGTCTGTAAGTTCTGCGGCAAGAAGTACACGCGCAAGGACCAGCTGGAGTACCACATCCGCGGGCACACAGACAACAAGCCCTTCCACTGCCAGCTGTGTGGCAAGTGCTTCCCCTTCCAGGGCACCCTCAACCAGCACCTGCGCAAGAAGCACATGGGCGCCACGCCCGACAGCGCAGCCAATCACGGCGCCCTCTCCCCCGAGCCCCTGGACGGAGCGGGCGTCGGCGGCGGCAGTGCCAGGGGGAGCGTCGGCGggggcaacagcagcagcagagacgcCGACGAGGGCTCGGAGAGCGGGGTGCCCGCCGCCGCCTTCGGGGAGACCTACGGCGAGGAGCCGCCCGGCAACGACCACGGCGACGAGAGCGCCCGCCGCAGCCCCGAGTAG